From a single Loigolactobacillus coryniformis subsp. coryniformis KCTC 3167 = DSM 20001 genomic region:
- a CDS encoding carboxylate--amine ligase — MDSEMDFIPVLLGSDINVYGMARAFYERYGIKSTAYASVQFAPTKYSKIVNVETFPGFSEDPGFIENMTKIAKRYENVNKKVVLIACGDGYVELVSKHKAFLEKTFVVPYIDYDLVEQLISKEAFYEMADWYDLPHPLTKIISKADYENGVAKIEVPYEYPVALKPSNAVEWLDIKFEGRKKAFRIKDRAEFDDIVSKIYDHGYTADLILQDFIPGDDSNMRTLNCYVDQYHHVKLMCLGHPLLEDPTPADIGNYVAILPEYNQQVYDQIQHFLEAIKFTGFCNFDMKYDRRDQTFKLFEINLRQGRSSFFVTLNGYNLAEYVVEDRVTGALKDKPTVYGNQNESQQKLWLGVPVKVFKEYARDNADKQRALELLAAKRYGTTVFYKQDMNLKRYVLQKYAFYLYNGRFKNYFKENKGDM, encoded by the coding sequence ATGGATAGTGAGATGGATTTTATTCCTGTACTTTTAGGGAGCGATATTAACGTTTACGGGATGGCACGGGCGTTTTATGAGCGTTATGGCATTAAATCGACCGCGTACGCCAGTGTACAATTCGCACCAACTAAATACAGTAAGATCGTTAATGTGGAGACATTCCCTGGTTTTAGCGAAGATCCTGGTTTTATTGAGAACATGACTAAGATCGCTAAACGTTACGAAAACGTTAATAAGAAAGTCGTATTGATTGCTTGTGGTGATGGTTACGTTGAATTAGTCTCTAAGCACAAGGCCTTTTTGGAGAAAACTTTCGTTGTCCCATACATTGACTATGACTTAGTTGAACAATTGATCAGTAAAGAAGCTTTTTATGAAATGGCTGATTGGTATGATCTACCGCATCCGTTGACTAAAATTATCAGTAAGGCCGACTATGAAAATGGCGTTGCTAAAATTGAAGTACCTTACGAATATCCAGTTGCCTTAAAACCATCAAACGCGGTGGAATGGTTGGATATTAAATTTGAAGGACGTAAAAAAGCTTTCCGGATCAAAGATCGGGCTGAATTTGACGATATCGTCAGCAAGATTTACGATCATGGTTATACGGCTGATCTGATTTTACAGGACTTTATTCCAGGTGACGACAGTAATATGCGGACCTTGAATTGTTATGTGGATCAATATCATCACGTCAAGCTGATGTGTTTAGGTCATCCACTATTGGAAGATCCAACCCCAGCTGACATTGGGAACTATGTTGCGATTTTACCTGAATACAACCAACAAGTTTACGATCAGATCCAGCATTTCCTTGAAGCTATCAAGTTTACTGGCTTTTGTAACTTTGATATGAAGTATGATCGTCGTGACCAAACGTTTAAACTGTTTGAAATCAATTTACGCCAAGGCCGTAGTAGCTTCTTTGTTACATTGAACGGGTATAACTTAGCTGAATATGTCGTTGAGGATCGTGTTACCGGTGCGTTGAAAGACAAGCCAACGGTCTACGGTAACCAAAACGAAAGCCAACAGAAACTTTGGTTAGGCGTGCCAGTTAAGGTCTTTAAAGAATATGCACGGGATAATGCGGATAAACAACGGGCCCTAGAATTGTTGGCCGCTAAACGTTATGGCACCACTGTTTTCTATAAACAAGATATGAATTTGAAACGTTATGTTTTGCAAAAATACGCCTTTTACCTTTATAATGGTCGTTTCAAGAACTATTTTAAAGAAAATAAGGGGGACATGTAA
- a CDS encoding amino acid racemase, translated as MRHFFSVLGGMGTMATESYIRILNQRTPAKKDQDYLNYILVNHATVPDRTTYLLDHSQPNFLPDLLEDVQQQNLLKPDFMVMVCNTAHYFYDELAAASDVPFLNMPQETVRALQKRYPQAKRIGLAATSGTINSQVYHKYIADAGLTEVDPTPAIQEKINRLIYQSIKEEQGAVDATLYHEILADMMHDLNVDVIILGCTELSLAQEKAPNHQYPVADSQSIIADRSLELALELRKK; from the coding sequence ATGCGCCATTTCTTTTCTGTATTAGGTGGCATGGGCACAATGGCCACCGAAAGTTATATTCGTATTTTAAATCAACGCACACCAGCGAAAAAAGACCAAGATTACTTAAATTATATTTTAGTTAATCACGCTACTGTACCTGATCGCACGACTTATTTGCTAGATCATAGTCAGCCCAATTTTTTACCTGACCTATTGGAAGACGTGCAACAACAGAATTTATTGAAGCCTGATTTTATGGTCATGGTTTGCAATACCGCACATTATTTCTATGATGAATTAGCGGCCGCTAGCGATGTGCCATTTTTGAATATGCCCCAAGAAACTGTACGGGCACTCCAAAAACGGTATCCACAAGCTAAACGCATCGGTTTAGCAGCAACTTCTGGTACGATCAACAGCCAGGTTTATCATAAATATATCGCTGATGCCGGCTTAACTGAGGTTGATCCAACACCAGCAATCCAGGAAAAAATCAATCGGTTGATCTATCAATCGATCAAAGAAGAACAAGGTGCAGTCGATGCGACCCTGTATCACGAAATTCTGGCTGATATGATGCATGATTTGAATGTGGATGTGATTATCCTCGGTTGTACGGAATTATCATTAGCACAGGAAAAAGCACCTAATCATCAATATCCAGTTGCTGACTCACAATCGATCATTGCTGATCGGAGTTTAGAATTAGCGTTGGAACTGCGGAAAAAATAA
- a CDS encoding IS701 family transposase — MLNSFYQKSSLLTTLHAYFSDLKAAGLSKPMGLNYFWLCLALLVIGDRHSIRHLFEQFLGRVTKHSLNTFYRALAVIGNHLPQLEVRNLTYLLTLIPTTCQDLPLLLVLDDTVQPKFGHKFTGVKYLFDHAAHTGKRLVNAHDFVTLGLMIPTQRDQDDQPVYTFLPLATHLYQAEQATKYQQAAQMIKTTLKSIASDQQVFLLCDSWYPKAEINQLVMTQPNLAMIANVRKDTAMFGLPKRTGKRGRPRKYGDQIHLGNIALNLCSAGDQIGIVRCLTRLMPQPVYMIRVQRKTTCRLFMATSAPEELAAITTETLAVDPTQLTYRTPETSAPAPALRALAYYQKRWAIETYFYEMKTFWHFGDYAVRSVAKIEADHHLLNTAYTLMIVLPLTQPSLAFLVTKSLRERKLWLSRQIQAALFLASLARQVQRRLKTTPAKVVIQWLASCWSGVSEKL; from the coding sequence GTGTTGAACTCATTTTATCAAAAATCATCACTTTTAACCACCCTCCACGCCTATTTTTCTGATTTAAAAGCGGCTGGCTTGTCTAAGCCAATGGGCCTTAACTATTTTTGGTTGTGTCTAGCGTTGTTAGTGATCGGTGACCGCCACTCGATCCGCCACTTATTTGAACAATTTCTGGGCCGGGTGACGAAGCATTCTTTGAACACGTTTTATCGGGCTTTGGCAGTGATCGGTAACCACTTGCCACAGTTAGAAGTGCGCAACTTGACGTATTTACTGACCTTGATTCCCACTACTTGTCAGGACTTGCCCTTATTATTGGTTCTGGATGACACGGTCCAACCCAAGTTCGGCCACAAATTTACCGGCGTCAAATATCTATTCGATCACGCCGCACATACGGGTAAGCGGCTCGTCAATGCCCATGATTTCGTTACTTTAGGTCTGATGATCCCAACACAGCGGGACCAAGATGACCAGCCAGTTTATACGTTCTTGCCGTTAGCCACGCACCTTTATCAGGCGGAACAGGCGACCAAATACCAGCAAGCGGCGCAAATGATCAAGACGACTTTGAAATCGATCGCCAGCGACCAACAAGTGTTCCTACTGTGTGACAGTTGGTATCCCAAAGCTGAGATCAACCAACTGGTCATGACGCAACCTAATCTAGCTATGATCGCCAATGTGCGTAAAGATACCGCCATGTTTGGCTTACCCAAACGCACCGGTAAGCGCGGTCGGCCGCGGAAATATGGTGACCAGATCCATTTGGGAAATATTGCATTAAATCTTTGTTCGGCCGGAGATCAGATCGGTATAGTGCGGTGTCTGACACGCTTGATGCCCCAGCCAGTTTACATGATCCGCGTACAACGCAAGACGACTTGTCGTCTGTTCATGGCGACGAGCGCGCCCGAAGAATTAGCGGCGATCACAACCGAAACCCTAGCCGTTGATCCGACCCAGCTCACCTATCGGACGCCGGAGACCAGCGCCCCTGCGCCAGCGCTACGAGCGTTGGCCTACTATCAAAAACGTTGGGCGATCGAGACCTATTTTTATGAAATGAAAACATTCTGGCACTTCGGTGATTACGCCGTGCGTTCAGTAGCCAAGATTGAAGCCGATCATCATTTATTGAATACGGCGTATACCTTGATGATCGTATTGCCATTGACCCAACCTAGTTTAGCTTTTTTGGTAACCAAAAGTTTGCGTGAACGCAAACTCTGGTTAAGTCGGCAAATTCAAGCGGCGCTGTTTTTGGCTAGTTTAGCGCGGCAAGTGCAAAGGCGGTTAAAAACAACACCGGCCAAAGTGGTGATTCAGTGGTTGGCTTCTTGTTGGTCGGGGGTCAGTGAAAAGCTGTAA